GCCATAACCGGCCTAAAAACGATTTGGTATTTTCGTCATATTTGGCCCGCCAGCCGCAATTGGCGCAATTCTGTTCAGCCATTTCAATCCTCCTGATAATTGTTTAAGGCTACAGCCATTTTCTGATACTCTGTTTGTACTGCAAATAGGGCGCGCCGATTTCCACGGTCATTTTCTGTTCCTCAAACGGAATAAATTTGAATTCAATGACCAGGTAAAAGAATATCGGCGCGAGCAAGCTCAAAGGATTTTGAAATAAAATCGCTATCCCCCCTAATCCCAAAATCATCCCCAGATAAATTGGATTCCTGGAGAAACCAAACACGCCTGAACGGACCAGGGTTCTTGCCGGGCTAAAGTTATGGGGCGTGTTGTATTTT
The nucleotide sequence above comes from Anaerolineae bacterium. Encoded proteins:
- a CDS encoding isoprenylcysteine carboxylmethyltransferase family protein, giving the protein MKDTPPTYFFICVLVAAIPYFFFVQYNIIPFPFNWLGLGPLVMGLGLNYLATRELEKYNTPHNFSPARTLVRSGVFGFSRNPIYLGMILGLGGIAILFQNPLSLLAPIFFYLVIEFKFIPFEEQKMTVEIGAPYLQYKQSIRKWL